GCGCTGGTCGTGGGCCTGCTCTTCACCAAGGTCGAGTGGTTCACCGGCCCGCTGGCCACCACCTGGCTCGGCGAGAACGGTCTCGGCTGGGTCGTGACGATCCTGGTCGCCGCCGCCCTGTACGCGGTGCTGCCGCGCCAGAAGCCCGTCGAGAAGGCCGCTGCGGAAACGTCCGGGACCCTGTCCATCTGACTCCTCGTCAGCTAGCGTCCCCCTTCGCCGTTCCCACACCGGCGGAGGGGGATTTCGCGTCATGGCGTTCTCAGTGGTCCGGTTCAACCTGGTCGATCCCGACGCGACTCCCGCGTCCCTGTCCGCCCGCTACCGCGCCGCGCTGGAGATGGCCGCGTACGCCGACGAGCACGGCGTCGACACCGTCCAGACGGAGGAGCACCACGGCGCGGCCAACGGCTGGCTGCCCTCCCCCTTCGCCTTCGCGGGCGCGGTCTTCGGCGCGACCCGGCGCATCGCCGTCACCGTCTCCGCGATCATCGGCCCGCTGTACGATCCGCTGCGCCTGGCCGAGGACATCGCCGTGCTCGACCTGCTGAGCGGCGGCCGTCTGGTCACCGTCGCGGGGATCGGCTACCGCCCCGAGGAGTACGAGCAGCTCGGCGCCGAGTGGGGCAGGCGCGGCAAGCTCCAGGACGAGCTCCTGGAGACCCTGCTGAAGGCGTGGTCGGGCGAGCCGTTCGTCTTCCGCGGCCGGACCGTGCGGGTCACTCCGCGTCCGTACACCCAGCCCCACCCGATGCTCCTGGTCGGCGGCAGCTCGAAGGCGGCGGCCCGGCGGGCGGCCCGGCTCGGGCTGCCGTTCTTCCCGAGCGCGCACCTGCCGGAGCTCCAGACGTACTACGAGGAGCAGTGCACGGCCCACGGGACGCGGGGCTTCTGCATGATGCCGGGGGCCGAGACCCCGCTGCTGCACCTCAGCGAGGACCCGGAGCGCGCCTGGGCGACGTACGGGAAGCACTTCCTGCACGAGGCCCGCACGTACGCCTCCTGGCAGTCCAAGGACATCCGCTCGGCGGTGCGGTCCTCCGCGACCACCGTCGAGGAGCTGCGCGCCGAAGGGGTGTACCGGATCCTGACGCCGGAGCAGTGCGCGGCGCTGGACGCGCAGAGCCTCGTCCTGCATCCGCTGTGCGGCGGCATGCCGGTGGAGGAGGGGCGGCGCAGCCTGGCGCTGTTCGCGACGGTGCTTTCCCGGGGGTCAGCCCCCGGACCCCCGGCCTGAAACGCGTGCTGCCCCGGTTCAGGGGATGAGCCGGGGCAGCACCTTCATGGACGCGGTGGGCGTCAGCCCATGTCCTCCAGCTTCTTGCCCTTGGTCTCCTTCACGAACTTGAGCACGAAGGGGATCGAGAGCACCGCGAAGACGGTGTAGATGACGTACGTCCCCGAGAGGTTCCAGTCGGAGAGGCTCGGGAAGCTCGCGGTGATGGCCCAGTTGGCGATCCACTGCGCCGCCGCGGCCACGCCGAGCGCCGCGGCGCGGATGCGGTTGGGGAACATCTCGCCGAGGAAGACCCAGACGACGACACCCCACGACAGGGCGAAGAAGAGCACGAAGACGTGGGCGGCGATCAGCGCCACCATGCCCTGCGTGTCCGGGAGTTTGCCGTTCACCATGTCGGCGGAGAAGGCCCACGCCTCGAAGGCGAGGGCGATGGCCATGCCGACCGAACCGATCAGGGCGAGCGGGCGGCGGCCGATCCGGTCGACGAAGATCATCGCGATCACGGTGCCGATGATGTTGATGATCGACGTGGTGAACGAGTAGAAGAACGAGTCGCTCGGGTCGATGCCCACGGACTGCCACAGCGTCGCGGAGTAGTAGAACGCGACGTTGATGCCGACCAGTTGCTGGAAGACGGAGAGGCCGATGCCGATCCAGACGATCGGCAGGAAGCCGAACCTGCTGCCCAGCAGGTCCTTGAAGGTCGACTTGTGCTCGCTGCGCATGCCCTGCTCGATCTCGGCGACGCGCGCGTCGAGGTCGATGTGCTCGCCCTCGACCTCGGCCAGGATCTTCTTGGCCTTCTCGGTCTTGCCGACGGAGACCAGGAAGCGGGGCGACTCCGGGATCACGAAGGAGAGCAGACCGTAGATGACGGCGGGGATGACCATCACGCCGAGCATGACCTGCCAGGCTTCCATGCCCGCGAAGACCTTGTGCCGGTCGTCGCCGCCCGCCCAGTTGAGGATGCCCCAGTTGACGAGCTGGGAGATCGCGATGCCCAGGACGATCGCGCCCTGCTGGAAGGAACCGAGACGGCCCCGGTACGCGGGCGGGGCGACCTCCGCGATGTACGCCGGGCCGATCACGGACGCCATGCCGATCGCGATGCCGCCGAGGAAGCGCCACATCGTCAGGTCCCACAGCGCGAACGGCAGGGAGGAACCGACGGCGCTGATGGTGAACAGCACGGCGGCGATCTGCATGACGCGGATGCGGCCGATCCGGTCGGCGACGCGGCCGGCGGTCGCGGCGCCGATCGCACAGCCGATCAGGGCGACGGCGATGACCTGCCCGAGGGCACCGGCTCCGATGTCGTACTTGTCACCGATGGCCTTGGTGGCACCGTTGATCACGGAGCTGTCGTAGCCGAAGAGGAAGCCGCCCATCGCGGCGGCGGCGGTGATGAAGATGACGTGGCCGAGGTGTTCGGGAGCGGCTTCCCGGCCTCCGGACGGCATCTGCGCTGTGCTGCTGGTCACGTGAACTCCTGGACCCGGCCGCGTCGCCGGGCATGTCCGTGGGGGCAGGCTCTTCAAGTGGACTACCAGTGGCGCACACCTGCGCGTTGTCCACCACTCGAAGCCTCCTGCCCCGAACGGCTCAGCTCAGCCGCTGACTGATCACCTTCGACACCCCGTCACCCTGCATCGAGACGCCGTAGAGGGCGTCCGCCACCTCCATCGTGCGCTTCTGGTGGGTGATGACGATCAGCTGGGAGCTCTCCTGGAGTTCCTTCATGATCCGGATCAGCCGCTGGAGGTTCGTGTCGTCGAGCGCCGCCTCCACCTCGTCCATCACGTAGAAGGGACTGGGCCGCGCCTTGAAGATCGAGACGAGCAGGGCGACGGCGGTCAGTGAACGCTCACCGCCCGAGAGCAGCGACAGCCGCTTGACCTTCTTCCCCGGCGGACGCGCCTCCACGTCGACGCCCGTGGTCAGCATGTTGTCGGGGTCGGTGAGGACCAGCCGCCCCTCACCGCCCGGGAACAGCCGGGAGAAGACGCCCTCGAACTCGCGCGCCGTGTCCCGGTACGCCTCGGTGAAGACCTGCTCCACCCGCTCGTCGACCTCCTTGATCACCTGCATCAGGTCGGCCCGGGTCCGCTTGAGGTCCTCCAGTTGCTCGGACAGGAACTGATGCCGCTCCTCCAGCGCCGCGAACTCCTCAAGGGCCAGCGGATTCACCTTCCCGAGCTGCTGATACGCCCGTTCGGCGGACTTCAGCCGCTTCTCCTGCTCCCCGCGCACGAAGGGCCGGGGCAGATTGCGCGGATGCTCCGGGTCGTCCGGCAGCTCCTCCCCCTCCGCCGCGAGGGACGGCGGTACGAGCTGGGCGGGGCCGTACTCCGCCGCCAGCGACGCCGGTTCCACCCCCAGCTCCTCCAGCGCCCTGGTCTCCAGCTGCTCGATCCGCAGCCGCTTCTCCGCGCCGAGCACCTCGCCCCGGTGCACCGAGTCCGTCAGCTTGTCGAGTTCCTGCTTGAGCTCCCGCCCCCGGGCCCGCTCCGCGGCGAGCTCCTTCTCCCACTCCGCCTTCGCCGCCTCCGCGACGGACCGCTCCTCGTCCGCCCGTACGAGAGAGACCTCGGCGTGCGCGAGGAGCTGCCGGGCACCGGCCGCGACCGCCGCCGCGACCTGGGCCTCGTACCGCATCCGGGCCCGCCGCTGCTCGGCCCGCGCCCGGGCCTCGCGCTCGGCGCGGGCTCCCCGGTCGAGCGAGTCCGCCCGTCCGGCCAGCGCCTTCACGCGCTCCTCGTGCGTACGGACCTGGAGCCTGGCCTCCATCTCGGTCTGCCGGGCGTTCGCCCCGTCCGCCGCGAGCCGGTCCCGCATCGCGGTGTCCGGCTCCTCCTCGACGGGTGCCTCCTCGGCGACCTCCAGCCGCTCGGCCAGCACCTCGGCCTCCTCCACGGCCCGCTCCAGCGCGTCCTGCGCCTTCGCCGCCGCAGTGGCCGACCGCTCGGCCTCGCCGGAGGCTCCGCGCGCCTGCCCGGCGAGCCGCCCGAGCTGCTGCGCCACCGCCGACCGCTCCCGGTCCCCGGCGCGCCGCACCTCCCCCAACTCCTCGACCCGTACGGCACATCGGGCCTTGCGCTCCTTCGCCGCCGTCTGTGCCCCGGCCAGTTCCTCGCACCGCAGGGACAGCTCGGCCAGCTCGGCGTCCGCCTCGTCCACGGACGCCTGCACCTCCAGCAGGCTCGGCGCTCCCGCCGAACCGCCCTGCGCGAAGTGCGCCCCCAGCACGTCGCCCTCGGCGGTGACGGCGGTCAGCCCGGGGTGCGCGTAGACGAGATCCTCGGCGTCTTCCAGGGTCCCCACGACGACGATCCCGCTCAGCAGCCGCCGTACGGCCCCCATCAGCCCGTCGGGACCGCGCACGAAGTCCACGGCGTACGGCGCGGGAGCCCCTTCCGGCACCACAGCCCCGTGCCCCTCCCCCGCCAGCAGCAGCGCCGCCCGCCCCGCGTCCTGCTTGCGCAGCAGCCGGATGGCCTCGGCGGCGGCCCCCGGCCCCTGCACGGCGACCGCGTCCGCCGCCGCGCCGAGCGCCGCCGCGACCTGCGTCTCGTACCCGGGGGTGACGGTCAGCAGCTCCGCCGCCGGACCGAGCAGCCCGGCGAGCGTCTCACCGGCGGCGAGGAGCGCACCCGTCCCGTCCTTGCGCCGCAGCCCGAGCGCGAGTGCGTCCCGCCGGGCGGACGTCGCCGCCCGCTTGCGCTCGACGGCCGTCAGCTCGTCGCGTACGTCACTCACGTTCTCTTCGGCGTCGGCCAGTTCACGCTTGGCGTCCTCGTGCCGTACGGCCAGCTCCTCGTCGCCCGCGTCGAGCCCTTCGACCTCCGCCTTGAGCTGCTCGTACTCCTCCTGAGCGGCGGCGGCACGCTCCTGCGCTGCGTCCCTGGCCTCGGCGAGCCGGTCGATCTCGGCCTGCGCCGAACCGGCCCTGCCACGGGCCGCGTTGACCTGACCGTGCAGCCGGGCGAGGCCCTCCCGCCGGTCGGCGATCGCCCGTGCCAGGTCCTTGAGCCGACGCTCCTCCGCCGCGAGGTCGCGCTCCAGCTCGGCGCGGTGCTCGACGGTGTTCTCCAGGGCGTGCTGCGCGGCCTCCAGGGCGGCCTCCAGCTCGGCCTCCTGCTCGCGGACGCGGGCGGCCTCACGCTCCATCTCCTCGGGGTCGCGGCCTCTGCGCTCCTCGGCGGGAGCGGCGTTCGCGCTGGTCACGCGGGCGTCGGCCAGCGAGATCGTGCCGCGCACCCGCTCGGCGAACTGCGACAGCTCGTACCAGGTCTGCTGCGCCCGCTGAAGCCTGGGCGCGAGCCTGCGCACCTCCTCCTCAAGCTCCGCCTCCCGTTGGAGGGCGGCCTTGAGCTGGGCCTCGGCGGCCTCCTTGCGCGTCTTGAGCGCCGCCTCGTCGGCGATCTCCGCGCCCAGCGCCTCCCGCATCGTGACGAGATCGTCGGCGAGCAGCCGCAGCCGTACGTCACGCAGGTCGGCCTGGATGACGGCGGCCCGCCGCGCCACGGCGGCCTGACGGCCCAACGGCTTGAGCTGGCGGCGGAGTTCACCGGTGAGGTCCTCGACGCGGGCCAGGTTCGCCTTCATCGCCTCCAGCTTCCGCAGCGCCTTCTCCTTGCGCTTGCGGTGCTTGAGGACGCCCGCCGCCTCCTCGATGAAGGCGCGACGGCCCATCGGGTCGGCGTGCAGGACCGAGTCGAGCTGCCCCTGCCCGACGATGACGTGCATCTCGCGGCCGATGCCGGAGTCGGACAGCAGGTCCTGGATGTCGAGCAGACGGCAGGTGTCGCCGTTGATCTGGTACTCGCTGCCGCCGTTGCGGAACATGATCCGCGTGATGGTGACCTCGGCGTACTCGATGGGCAGCGCGCCGTCGGAGTTGTCGATGGTGAGCGACACCTCGGCACGGCCGAGCGGAGGCCGCCCGGTCGTGCCGGCGAAGATGACGTCCTCCATCTTGCCGCCGCGCAGGGATTTGGCACCCTGCTCGCCCATGACCCAGGAGAGCGCGTCCACCACGTTGGACTTGCCCGAGCCGTTGGGGCCCACGACACACGTGATGCCCGGCTCGAAACGGAGCGTCGTGGCGGAAGCGAACGACTTGAAACCTCGGAGGGTCATGGCCTTGAGATGCACGCAGCCGGACTTTACCGGGATGCCGCGCTCTCACACCGGACTCGCCGGGCGGTCCCGGTTTCACCGATGAACGTGCAGGGCACATCAGACGTTAGGAAAACGTGGTGTGACCGGGGGGTCGACCGGAGACGACGAGGAGTCGGCGGAAGCCGACGAAAGAGAGAAGGGACGCCGAAACGTCCCTTGCAGGATTCATGGAGTTTCCTCGGGATTCCTGGCCGCACAGGTGACGACCCGGAGCGGCTGGAGCGGAAACGACTGAATCAGGTGAGCGCGGGCTCCGCGCGCGGGACGTCGATGTCGAAGTCCTCGTCGAGCAGAGAAGAGTCTCCGCGGTGCTGAGCGGCGGCGGTGAGCGTGTCGTTCTCGTTCTGGATCCGGTTGAGCTCGGATTCCAGATCCTGGACACGCTGCTGAAGCCGTCGCATCTCGGCGAGGAGTCGCGGGTCGGAGCCGCCGACGTAACCGAGAAGCGCCTTTGCCATGATGAGTGGTCCTCCACACTGAGTGACCGACCGAGAGCGGTGTGGGTCGTGAGGGAATCGCACCCGCGGTGCTTGGCAGTGCTGTTGTTTCACTGCGGTTCTCGCTGCCAAACAGCTAAGGTGCGCGGGGATTCCAGAGTCTCACCAAAAAGTTTGACGGTCAACACGATCACAGCCCGTATCGACGGGCAACCCGGGGGCGTTCGGCCGTCTGCGACACGCGGTGTCGGCGGCGACGCTCTCTCTTCGGGGCCCTGCGGGCGTGGAGATCATCCTCGTACGGGCAGCCTTCCACGGCAAGCTGTTTCTGGCAACCACCAGGGCGTTTCTGCCGGACGCACGTGACCGAGGCACCCTCGCCCGCCCCTCCCGCGAGGCCGACGGGGTGCTTCCCCCGGCCGACCCCGTCAGCGGATCGCGAAGCCTGTGTACCCCCCACGGGGTGTGCCCCATATCTCAGTGACGCCGTCGACCCGGCCGGGAGTGTCGTCCGAGCGGAGCCATTCCAGGAGACGGTGGCAATTCTCACGCGGCCCCTCGGCGACCACCTGCACCCGCCCGTCGTCGAGGTTGAGGGCGAAGCCCGTGAGGTCGCCGATCTGCAAAGCGTTTGCCCTGGTGAACCAGCGAAAGCCCACTCCCTGTACCCGACCGCGCACCCATGCGGTGAGCCGTGCGTCGGGTCGTGCATCTTCGTTCATGACTGCACGCTAACCGGCCAAATGCTCAAGCGGCACTTCGCCCCCACCCGTCATGCCGTACAGTCCCGACCCAATGAGGCTCATCCTTACGGGTGAACACATTGACCGTCGAGTAGTTGAGGAAGGCACAGCAGATGGGACGCCATCGACGCACTGCCGCCGGGCCCGCCGCAGCGGAATTCGCGGACGGAACGGCAGGCGGCAACCAGGCCGGTGGCCGCCGCAAGAAGCGCCCCGCGCCCGTTCGCACCGGACTGCTCGGAGTCTCCGCAGCCGTGGCCTTCGGTGCTGTGGCGGTCGCCTCCGGAATCCTCCCCGGCGGTGAGAACTACACCTTCGGCAGCGGCGGAACCAGCTCCGGCGACCGGGTCACCGCGGGTGGCGCGGTGGATCTGAGGGCCCAGGGCGGCGCCGCCCCGTCCCCGACCGACCGCGCCTCCGCCCCTGCCTCGGCACGCGGGGCGGAACGGCCGCAGGGCCCCTCGAAGACCCCGTCCCCCGAGCGCCCCGCCCTGCCCGACGCCCACCAGGCGGACGACGCCGATTCGCAGAAGCAGACGAAGGCGGACGACGCGAAGAAGGAGTCCGTGAAGGCTCCCGAGGCCGCGACCCCGCAGCGCGCGGAGAACACCCCCGCCGCGGCGGCCACCCCGGCAGCACCCCAGCTGCGCAAGGCCCCCGCCTCGGCGAACGACGCGGCGGCGGCCGTCCTGTCCCTGGTCAACCAGGAGCGCGCCAAGGTCGGGTGCAGCCCGCTCCGCCCGGACACGGGTCTGGCCACGCTCGCCGCCAACTTCAGCCGCGACATGGCGGCCCGAGGCTTCTTCGACCACACCGACCCGGACGGCGCGACCCCGTGGGACCGCGCCGCGAAGGCGGGCATCAAGAACCTCGGCGGCGAGAACATCGCCCGCGGTCAGGCCGACGCCCAGGCCGTCATGGACGCCTGGATGAAGAGCGAAGGCCACCGCAAGAACATCCTGAACTGCGAGTACACGACGCTGGGCGTCGGCGTGCACGTCGCCGATGGCGGCCCGTGGTGGACGCAGGACTTCGGGTTCTAGACCCTCACGACACCCACGGACCTCACGACGCCCACGGTCCTCACGACGCCCACGCCCTCACGCGAGGGTCGGGCGCGGCGGGCGCTGGCACTTCGGGCAGAAGTAGCTCGACCGGTTCATCCACGGGCGGCGTCGCATCAGGGTGCCGCACCGTCCGCACGGCTCGCCCTCGCGCCCGTACGCGTCGAGCGAGCGGTCGAAGTAGCCCGACTCCCCGTTCACGTTGACGTACAGGCTGTCGAAGCTGGTCCCGCCGACGGCGAGCGCCGCGTTCATCACGTCCCGTACGTGACCGAGCAGTTCGGCCGAGCGCGGCCGGGTCATGGTGGCGGTGGGCCGGTCGTAGTGCAGCTTCGAGCGCCACAGCGCCTCGTCCGCGTAGATGTTGCCGACGCCGCTGATCAGCGACTGGTCGAGCAGCGCCCGCTTGATCGTCGTACGCCGCAGCCGCAGTGCCGTGTGGAACGCGGCGTCGTCGAAGGCCCCGTCGAGCGGGTCGCGGGCGATGTGCCCGATGACGTCCGGCAGCCCGTCGGGGGTGGTGTCGTGGAGCGAGAGCCCGCCGAAGGTGCGCTGGTCGACGAAGCGCAGTTCCGTACCGAGACCGTCCTCGAACCGCACCCGCACCCGCAGGTGCTTCTCGTCCGACGCCTCCTCGGGCTGCACGAGCAGTTGCCCGCTCATCCCGAGGTGGCCGAGGACCGCGAGCGGAGCGTCGTCCAGCGGCAGCCACAGGTACTTGCCGCGACGCTGCGCCGTCCCGACGCGGTGCCCGCGCAGCCGCGACGCGAAGTCCTCGCCGCCCGCGAGGTGCCTGCGCACCGCACGCGGGTGCAGCACCTGCACCGAGGCGACCGTCCGCCCGGCGACCCACCGTTCCAGTCCACGGCGTACGACTTCCACTTCGGGCAGCTCGGGCACGGCTCTCCTCGGGTGATGCGTTGCGGGTACGCGTCCGGCCCCGGCGCCGCCCTGCGAGGGGCGGTACCGGGGCCGGGCACGTGCTTACTGATGAAGCGAGTACTGCTGGTCAGACGACCGGCGACGAGTTCTCGTCGTCCGGCTGGGAAGCGGGAGCCGCCGGAGCCTCGGCTTCGGCCTTCGCCGCCGCCTCGCGCTCCGCCGCCGCCGCGCTGATCGCGCGCCATGCGGACTCCGCCGCCTGCTGTTCCGCTTCCTTCTTGCTGCGGCCGGTGCCGGTGCCGTACGAGACACCACCGACGCGGGCGGCAGCAGTGAAGGTCTTCTCGTGGTCCGGGCCCGTCTCCGTGACCAGGTACTCGGGAACACCGAGTCCCTCGGCCGCGGTGAGCTCCTGGAGACTGGTCTTCCAGTCCAGGCCGGCGCCGAGGCTGGACGACTTCTCGATCAGCGGATCGAAGAGCCGGTGCACCAGCTCGGAAGCGGTGTCCAGACCCTGGTCGAGATAGACCGCACCGATCACCGCTTCAAGGGTGTCGGCCAGAATGGATGCCTTGTCCCTGCCTCCCGTGCCCTCTTCGCCCCGGCCGAGCCGGATGAAGGAGCCGAGTTCGAGGCCGCGGCCCACTTCCGCCAGCGCACGAGAGTTGACCACCGCGGCCCGGAGTTTGGCCAACTGGCCTTCCGGGAGATCGGGGTGGGTGCGGTACAGCGTGTCCGTGACGACGAGGCCGAGCACGGAGTCCCCGAGGAACTCCAAACGCTCGTTCGTCGGCAGGCCGCCGTTCTCGTACGCGTACGAACGATGGGTCAGCGCACGCACCAGAAGGGCGGACTCGAGGTGATACCCGAGCCGCCCTTCCAGAAGCGTGTGAGACGAGGCATTGTCCGTCTTGTGTGACTCAGACATGGTGCCTCTCACCAGCCGCTCAGACCTCGAGGACCTGGCGCTTGTTGTACGTGCCGCAGCTCGGGCACGCAATGTGCTGGAGCTTCGGCTCCTGGCAGCGCTCGCACGAAACCAGGGTGGGGACCGCAGCCTTCCACTGCGACCGGCGGTGGCGCGTGTTGCTGCGCGACATCTTCCGCTTCGGAACAGCCACGGCTACTTCTCCTGCTTCTCGTCGACGCCAGATTCAGCGTCGTTCACGTTGTCCTTCTCGTCGACCTGGCCGGTCTCGACGAGTCCCTGCAATGCCGCCCAACGGATGTCGACGGCGTCATGGTGGTGGTCGGGGTTCTCGTTCAGGCTGGTCCCGCACTGCGAGCACATACCTGCACAGTCCTCCCGGCACACCGGCTGCATGGGCAGTGCGAGCACTACCGCATCACGCAGCACCGGTTCGAGGTCGAACAAGCCGTCCTCAAGGAAGAGAGTGTCCTCGTCGTCCTCGGCGTCGTCGCCCGGTTCCGCTTGTGCACGGCCCCGGTCGTCGGCGTCAGGGTACGAGAACATCTCCTGGAAGTCCGCCTTGACGTTGAGTCGCACCGGCTCCAGACACCTTACGCACTCCCCCTCGGCGTCCGCACGGACGGTGCCTGTGACAAGCACCCCTTCCATGACGGATTCGAGGCGGAGCCTGATCTCCAAGGGCGCACCTTCCGGTACGCCGATGACCCCTTCGACACCGAAGTCCTTGGGGGCCTCCGCGGAGC
This is a stretch of genomic DNA from Streptomyces sp. NBC_00237. It encodes these proteins:
- the mutM gene encoding bifunctional DNA-formamidopyrimidine glycosylase/DNA-(apurinic or apyrimidinic site) lyase: MPELPEVEVVRRGLERWVAGRTVASVQVLHPRAVRRHLAGGEDFASRLRGHRVGTAQRRGKYLWLPLDDAPLAVLGHLGMSGQLLVQPEEASDEKHLRVRVRFEDGLGTELRFVDQRTFGGLSLHDTTPDGLPDVIGHIARDPLDGAFDDAAFHTALRLRRTTIKRALLDQSLISGVGNIYADEALWRSKLHYDRPTATMTRPRSAELLGHVRDVMNAALAVGGTSFDSLYVNVNGESGYFDRSLDAYGREGEPCGRCGTLMRRRPWMNRSSYFCPKCQRPPRPTLA
- a CDS encoding sugar porter family MFS transporter, which gives rise to MPSGGREAAPEHLGHVIFITAAAAMGGFLFGYDSSVINGATKAIGDKYDIGAGALGQVIAVALIGCAIGAATAGRVADRIGRIRVMQIAAVLFTISAVGSSLPFALWDLTMWRFLGGIAIGMASVIGPAYIAEVAPPAYRGRLGSFQQGAIVLGIAISQLVNWGILNWAGGDDRHKVFAGMEAWQVMLGVMVIPAVIYGLLSFVIPESPRFLVSVGKTEKAKKILAEVEGEHIDLDARVAEIEQGMRSEHKSTFKDLLGSRFGFLPIVWIGIGLSVFQQLVGINVAFYYSATLWQSVGIDPSDSFFYSFTTSIINIIGTVIAMIFVDRIGRRPLALIGSVGMAIALAFEAWAFSADMVNGKLPDTQGMVALIAAHVFVLFFALSWGVVVWVFLGEMFPNRIRAAALGVAAAAQWIANWAITASFPSLSDWNLSGTYVIYTVFAVLSIPFVLKFVKETKGKKLEDMG
- a CDS encoding DUF177 domain-containing protein; this translates as MDFRPATLRQPLHSNPKAGNPLNARLDHRNPLVFDTHELGRRPGALQRLTRSAEAPKDFGVEGVIGVPEGAPLEIRLRLESVMEGVLVTGTVRADAEGECVRCLEPVRLNVKADFQEMFSYPDADDRGRAQAEPGDDAEDDEDTLFLEDGLFDLEPVLRDAVVLALPMQPVCREDCAGMCSQCGTSLNENPDHHHDAVDIRWAALQGLVETGQVDEKDNVNDAESGVDEKQEK
- a CDS encoding LLM class flavin-dependent oxidoreductase, which produces MAFSVVRFNLVDPDATPASLSARYRAALEMAAYADEHGVDTVQTEEHHGAANGWLPSPFAFAGAVFGATRRIAVTVSAIIGPLYDPLRLAEDIAVLDLLSGGRLVTVAGIGYRPEEYEQLGAEWGRRGKLQDELLETLLKAWSGEPFVFRGRTVRVTPRPYTQPHPMLLVGGSSKAAARRAARLGLPFFPSAHLPELQTYYEEQCTAHGTRGFCMMPGAETPLLHLSEDPERAWATYGKHFLHEARTYASWQSKDIRSAVRSSATTVEELRAEGVYRILTPEQCAALDAQSLVLHPLCGGMPVEEGRRSLALFATVLSRGSAPGPPA
- a CDS encoding CAP domain-containing protein — its product is MGRHRRTAAGPAAAEFADGTAGGNQAGGRRKKRPAPVRTGLLGVSAAVAFGAVAVASGILPGGENYTFGSGGTSSGDRVTAGGAVDLRAQGGAAPSPTDRASAPASARGAERPQGPSKTPSPERPALPDAHQADDADSQKQTKADDAKKESVKAPEAATPQRAENTPAAAATPAAPQLRKAPASANDAAAAVLSLVNQERAKVGCSPLRPDTGLATLAANFSRDMAARGFFDHTDPDGATPWDRAAKAGIKNLGGENIARGQADAQAVMDAWMKSEGHRKNILNCEYTTLGVGVHVADGGPWWTQDFGF
- the rnc gene encoding ribonuclease III, which translates into the protein MSESHKTDNASSHTLLEGRLGYHLESALLVRALTHRSYAYENGGLPTNERLEFLGDSVLGLVVTDTLYRTHPDLPEGQLAKLRAAVVNSRALAEVGRGLELGSFIRLGRGEEGTGGRDKASILADTLEAVIGAVYLDQGLDTASELVHRLFDPLIEKSSSLGAGLDWKTSLQELTAAEGLGVPEYLVTETGPDHEKTFTAAARVGGVSYGTGTGRSKKEAEQQAAESAWRAISAAAAEREAAAKAEAEAPAAPASQPDDENSSPVV
- the rpmF gene encoding 50S ribosomal protein L32, which produces MAVPKRKMSRSNTRHRRSQWKAAVPTLVSCERCQEPKLQHIACPSCGTYNKRQVLEV
- the smc gene encoding chromosome segregation protein SMC, encoding MHLKAMTLRGFKSFASATTLRFEPGITCVVGPNGSGKSNVVDALSWVMGEQGAKSLRGGKMEDVIFAGTTGRPPLGRAEVSLTIDNSDGALPIEYAEVTITRIMFRNGGSEYQINGDTCRLLDIQDLLSDSGIGREMHVIVGQGQLDSVLHADPMGRRAFIEEAAGVLKHRKRKEKALRKLEAMKANLARVEDLTGELRRQLKPLGRQAAVARRAAVIQADLRDVRLRLLADDLVTMREALGAEIADEAALKTRKEAAEAQLKAALQREAELEEEVRRLAPRLQRAQQTWYELSQFAERVRGTISLADARVTSANAAPAEERRGRDPEEMEREAARVREQEAELEAALEAAQHALENTVEHRAELERDLAAEERRLKDLARAIADRREGLARLHGQVNAARGRAGSAQAEIDRLAEARDAAQERAAAAQEEYEQLKAEVEGLDAGDEELAVRHEDAKRELADAEENVSDVRDELTAVERKRAATSARRDALALGLRRKDGTGALLAAGETLAGLLGPAAELLTVTPGYETQVAAALGAAADAVAVQGPGAAAEAIRLLRKQDAGRAALLLAGEGHGAVVPEGAPAPYAVDFVRGPDGLMGAVRRLLSGIVVVGTLEDAEDLVYAHPGLTAVTAEGDVLGAHFAQGGSAGAPSLLEVQASVDEADAELAELSLRCEELAGAQTAAKERKARCAVRVEELGEVRRAGDRERSAVAQQLGRLAGQARGASGEAERSATAAAKAQDALERAVEEAEVLAERLEVAEEAPVEEEPDTAMRDRLAADGANARQTEMEARLQVRTHEERVKALAGRADSLDRGARAEREARARAEQRRARMRYEAQVAAAVAAGARQLLAHAEVSLVRADEERSVAEAAKAEWEKELAAERARGRELKQELDKLTDSVHRGEVLGAEKRLRIEQLETRALEELGVEPASLAAEYGPAQLVPPSLAAEGEELPDDPEHPRNLPRPFVRGEQEKRLKSAERAYQQLGKVNPLALEEFAALEERHQFLSEQLEDLKRTRADLMQVIKEVDERVEQVFTEAYRDTAREFEGVFSRLFPGGEGRLVLTDPDNMLTTGVDVEARPPGKKVKRLSLLSGGERSLTAVALLVSIFKARPSPFYVMDEVEAALDDTNLQRLIRIMKELQESSQLIVITHQKRTMEVADALYGVSMQGDGVSKVISQRLS
- a CDS encoding acylphosphatase; translated protein: MNEDARPDARLTAWVRGRVQGVGFRWFTRANALQIGDLTGFALNLDDGRVQVVAEGPRENCHRLLEWLRSDDTPGRVDGVTEIWGTPRGGYTGFAIR